A region from the Actinoplanes sp. OR16 genome encodes:
- a CDS encoding glycerol-3-phosphate dehydrogenase/oxidase codes for MTTALSPTNRDAALAALAGAEVDVLVIGGGVVGAGCALDAVTRGLTVGLVEARDFASGTSSRSSKLIHGGLRYLEMLDFGLVREALRERGLILQRLAPHLARPVRFLYPLKHRAWERLYAGAGVTLYDAMAWSHALPRHRHLTRRGALRACPALRKESLVGALQYYDGQLDDARHTMFLARTAAAYGAHVASRTEVVGFLREGERVTGVRVHDLEHDRTFEIRAQQVINATGVWTDDTQSLVGERGQFHVRASKGIHLVVPRDRIRSSTGLILRTATSVLFVIPWGRHWIVGTTDTEWNLDKAHPAASSKDIDYLLREVNKVLSTPLDRADVEGVYAGLRPLLSGESESTSKLSREHTVGSPVPGLVVVAGGKYTTYRVMARDAVDACVHSLGRTVPRCVTDRVPLLGADGYPALWNRRGILAASSGLHVARVEHLLGRYGTLISEVLDLIREDPDLGRPIEGAEDYLRAEFVYAAAAEGARHLVDVLARRTRISIETFDRGVVAAPEAAELMGRVLGWTPEQRDREVENYRLRVEAERASQEQQDDETADAARLGAPDVVPVRLGT; via the coding sequence ATGACTACTGCCCTTTCTCCGACGAACCGGGACGCCGCCCTGGCCGCCTTGGCCGGCGCCGAGGTCGACGTGCTGGTGATCGGTGGGGGAGTGGTGGGGGCGGGTTGCGCGCTCGACGCGGTCACACGGGGACTGACCGTGGGCCTCGTCGAGGCGCGCGACTTCGCCTCCGGCACCTCCAGCCGGTCCAGCAAGCTCATCCACGGAGGGCTGCGGTACCTGGAGATGCTGGACTTCGGGCTGGTGCGTGAGGCGCTGCGGGAGCGGGGACTCATCCTGCAGCGCCTCGCTCCGCACCTGGCCCGTCCGGTCCGGTTCCTCTACCCGCTCAAGCACCGCGCCTGGGAGCGCCTCTACGCCGGTGCGGGCGTCACCCTCTACGACGCGATGGCCTGGTCGCACGCGCTGCCGCGGCATCGCCACCTGACCCGCCGGGGCGCGCTCCGGGCCTGCCCGGCGTTACGCAAGGAGTCGCTGGTCGGCGCGTTGCAGTACTACGACGGGCAGCTCGACGACGCCCGGCACACGATGTTCCTGGCGCGGACCGCCGCCGCCTACGGCGCGCACGTCGCCTCGCGGACCGAGGTGGTCGGCTTCCTGCGGGAGGGCGAGAGGGTCACCGGCGTACGGGTCCACGATCTCGAGCACGATCGCACGTTCGAGATCCGCGCCCAGCAGGTGATCAACGCGACCGGGGTCTGGACCGACGACACCCAGTCGCTGGTCGGCGAACGCGGGCAGTTCCACGTCCGCGCCTCGAAGGGCATCCACCTGGTGGTGCCGCGCGACCGGATCCGGTCCTCGACCGGGCTGATCCTGCGGACCGCCACCAGCGTGCTCTTCGTGATCCCGTGGGGCCGGCACTGGATCGTCGGCACCACCGACACCGAATGGAATCTCGACAAGGCGCACCCGGCCGCGTCCAGCAAGGACATCGACTACCTGCTGCGCGAGGTCAACAAGGTGCTCTCCACGCCGCTCGACCGGGCCGACGTGGAAGGCGTGTACGCCGGGCTGCGGCCGCTGCTCTCCGGCGAATCGGAGTCCACCTCGAAGCTGTCCCGGGAGCACACCGTGGGCAGCCCGGTCCCGGGGCTGGTCGTGGTGGCGGGCGGCAAGTACACGACGTACCGGGTGATGGCCCGGGACGCCGTCGACGCCTGCGTGCACAGCCTGGGCCGGACCGTGCCGCGCTGTGTCACCGATCGGGTGCCGCTGCTCGGCGCGGACGGGTACCCGGCGCTCTGGAACCGCCGGGGCATCCTGGCCGCCTCCTCGGGACTGCACGTGGCGAGGGTCGAGCACCTGCTCGGCCGGTACGGCACGCTGATCTCCGAGGTGCTTGACCTGATCCGGGAGGACCCCGACCTGGGCCGCCCGATCGAGGGCGCCGAGGACTACCTGCGGGCCGAGTTCGTCTATGCGGCCGCCGCCGAGGGCGCGCGGCACCTCGTGGACGTGCTGGCCCGGCGGACCCGGATCTCCATCGAGACGTTCGACCGGGGAGTGGTCGCCGCGCCGGAGGCGGCCGAGCTGATGGGCCGGGTGCTGGGGTGGACACCCGAACAGCGGGACCGCGAGGTGGAGAACTACCGCCTGCGCGTCGAGGCGGAACGCGCGTCCCAGGAACAGCAGGACGACGAGACCGCCGACGCCGCCCGGCTGGGCGCGCCGGACGTCGTCCCGGTTCGCCTGGGCACGTGA
- a CDS encoding WD40 repeat domain-containing protein — MAGPSLVIRFGAGRITLALDDDTVSGLPTVRHRDTTAGAGTSPAELSGQFAEVLRDAVPPVPRRLTVICPVGWEERHRIAMTRAAAAAGVSGPSFLIGPVAVAHSVATGLRRRRAAAVVTLGGPLAEVAVLVRTRTGFTLLGEPSGVLVPHTPEGRRRVVGELLTTVSGAGLTTEQLAGVYVVGDTEPGAPLAAEIQKTLGVATSARRELETAAVDGALTAYPRRNRGLRRRTLAAAAAVVALMIAAVGGMQLRGSAEPAGARFVSATAAPAPLVHVLDADAGSLTTLDTATGGVTPVSPVPAGEADWFRLTPDGRTAMIGNVDGVTLIDTATRKVRAHVPLPGATAGAISADGRTLSVLTWPGRGEKSRIVPVDVATGAPGTPIIAGERAGQLAGGPDGRLYVLEPATRSSGAQLDIVDTRTQTTRHVPVHRSSREIALTPDGRTLYVAADRWLGPYDGTLRPPITLPGTITALVVTPDGRSVYALCEDLVVAVDVATSRIRATIPLAGVGNAWRLSASPDSRRVYVYGSTDVPAIGWIDTATDRAGLPIRVGAQPGEILHRADGSAAYVLTRRDDQRSALVTVDAATGTAGRVFELPPGPVVIATP; from the coding sequence GTGGCAGGACCGAGCCTGGTCATCCGGTTCGGTGCCGGGCGGATCACGCTGGCGCTCGACGACGACACGGTGAGCGGTCTGCCGACCGTGCGGCACCGGGACACGACGGCCGGCGCGGGCACCTCGCCGGCCGAGTTGTCCGGACAGTTCGCCGAGGTGCTGCGGGATGCCGTGCCGCCGGTGCCGCGCCGGCTCACGGTGATCTGCCCGGTGGGCTGGGAGGAGCGTCACCGGATCGCGATGACCCGGGCCGCGGCCGCGGCGGGGGTGTCCGGTCCGTCGTTCCTGATCGGCCCGGTCGCCGTCGCTCATTCGGTCGCCACCGGGCTGCGGCGGCGGCGGGCGGCAGCGGTGGTCACCCTGGGTGGCCCGCTTGCGGAGGTCGCCGTTCTCGTTCGTACGCGGACCGGCTTCACTCTTCTCGGCGAACCCTCGGGGGTGCTGGTCCCGCACACTCCGGAGGGCCGGCGTCGCGTGGTCGGCGAGCTTCTCACCACGGTCTCCGGGGCCGGCCTCACCACCGAGCAGCTGGCCGGGGTCTACGTGGTGGGCGACACCGAGCCCGGCGCCCCGCTGGCCGCCGAGATCCAGAAGACGCTCGGGGTGGCCACCTCGGCACGCCGTGAACTGGAGACGGCCGCCGTCGACGGGGCGCTCACGGCGTACCCGCGCAGGAATCGTGGCCTGCGCCGCCGCACCCTGGCCGCGGCAGCCGCGGTGGTCGCGCTGATGATCGCCGCCGTGGGCGGCATGCAGCTCCGGGGCAGCGCCGAACCGGCCGGCGCGCGGTTCGTCTCGGCCACCGCCGCGCCCGCGCCGCTGGTGCACGTCCTCGATGCCGACGCCGGATCCCTGACCACCCTCGACACCGCGACCGGCGGCGTCACCCCGGTGTCGCCGGTGCCCGCCGGTGAGGCGGACTGGTTCCGGCTCACCCCGGACGGGCGCACCGCGATGATCGGCAACGTCGACGGCGTCACCCTGATCGACACCGCGACCCGCAAGGTACGCGCCCACGTCCCGCTGCCCGGCGCCACCGCCGGCGCGATCTCCGCCGACGGCCGGACGCTGTCCGTGCTGACCTGGCCCGGACGCGGCGAGAAATCCCGGATCGTGCCGGTCGACGTCGCCACCGGCGCCCCGGGCACCCCGATCATCGCCGGTGAGCGGGCCGGGCAGCTGGCCGGCGGACCGGACGGCCGGCTCTACGTGCTGGAGCCGGCGACCCGCTCCTCCGGGGCACAGCTGGACATCGTGGACACCAGGACGCAGACGACCAGGCACGTGCCGGTGCACCGGAGTTCCCGGGAGATCGCGCTGACCCCGGACGGGCGGACGCTCTATGTGGCGGCGGATCGCTGGCTGGGCCCGTACGACGGAACCCTGCGACCGCCGATCACCCTGCCCGGCACGATCACCGCGCTGGTGGTCACGCCGGACGGCCGTTCCGTCTACGCCCTCTGCGAGGACCTGGTCGTGGCCGTCGACGTGGCGACCTCCCGGATCCGCGCGACGATCCCGCTGGCCGGGGTCGGCAACGCCTGGCGGCTCAGCGCCTCCCCGGACAGCCGCCGCGTCTACGTCTACGGCAGCACCGACGTCCCGGCGATCGGCTGGATCGACACCGCGACCGACCGGGCCGGCCTGCCGATCCGGGTCGGCGCCCAGCCCGGGGAGATCCTGCACCGCGCCGACGGCTCGGCCGCCTACGTCCTGACCCGCCGCGACGACCAGCGGTCCGCGCTGGTCACCGTCGACGCCGCGACCGGCACGGCGGGCCGGGTCTTCGAGCTGCCGCCCGGCCCGGTCGTCATCGCGACCCCGTAG
- a CDS encoding SpoIIE family protein phosphatase has product MPAPAEWLAALDADPQGWALAEAIRCPESSEIVDFEVRYMNEAGAEIAGRPREELIGRRYRDLWPETVHDGTLPLYRAVVETRQPATRTVYYDKTSIAGHFDMWIGPHGDGFLVRFVDLRRVTMAPRSSGGARLLDVLNAMFDGFTLLRAVRDGDGRIIDFVCEHVNAAGAAVTGHTVEDLIGRPLSVIDSASWENGLFERYRAVTETGVPWRNELSFPAVGQVWEIKVGRAGADFVAVSFRDITEQVEQRRQVASVAAALQRALLPSDLPHVPGLRHAARYLPWTQGLEVGGDWYDVIAIADDVVGVVIGDVAGHNSAAAAAMGQVRNALRAYASEGHDPAGVLHHANQLLFDMHLETLATCCYLELHPAEGTATAVLAGHPPPMLRIGESTGAIALRRGPPLGVTRDATYHGTTFLVPSGSALLLYTDGLVEGSRHPIDRGMAELRDAVAAAPHADPERILDHVLAARVGPRPRSDDVAILCLTNDAVTADPPTVRRRFRGEALSASTARRFTSDILEAWELTPLLDDALLLLGELITNAIQHTVGDVVVELRRDKSLRVAVSDPSERPPAPRFAGPESEDGRGLLIVERLACGWGTETLATGGKTVWFELS; this is encoded by the coding sequence ATGCCCGCCCCCGCGGAGTGGCTCGCCGCCCTCGACGCCGACCCCCAGGGCTGGGCGCTGGCCGAGGCGATCCGCTGCCCGGAGTCCTCCGAGATCGTCGACTTCGAGGTCCGCTACATGAACGAGGCCGGCGCCGAGATCGCCGGCCGGCCGCGCGAGGAGCTGATCGGCCGCCGCTACCGCGATCTCTGGCCGGAGACCGTGCACGACGGGACGCTGCCGCTCTACCGCGCGGTCGTGGAGACCCGGCAGCCCGCGACCAGGACCGTCTACTACGACAAGACCAGCATCGCCGGGCACTTCGACATGTGGATCGGCCCGCACGGCGACGGTTTCCTGGTCCGCTTCGTCGACCTGCGGCGGGTCACCATGGCGCCGCGCTCGTCCGGCGGCGCCCGGCTGCTCGACGTGCTGAACGCGATGTTCGACGGGTTCACCCTGCTGCGAGCGGTCCGCGACGGCGACGGCCGGATCATCGACTTCGTCTGCGAGCACGTGAACGCCGCGGGCGCGGCCGTCACCGGGCACACCGTCGAGGACCTGATCGGCCGGCCGCTCAGCGTCATCGACAGTGCGAGCTGGGAGAACGGCCTCTTCGAGCGGTACCGGGCGGTGACCGAGACCGGAGTGCCGTGGCGCAACGAGTTGTCGTTCCCGGCGGTCGGCCAGGTGTGGGAGATCAAGGTCGGGCGGGCCGGGGCCGACTTCGTGGCCGTCTCGTTCCGGGACATCACCGAGCAGGTCGAGCAGCGCCGGCAGGTCGCCTCGGTCGCGGCGGCGCTGCAGCGGGCGCTGCTGCCGTCCGACCTGCCGCACGTGCCGGGTCTGCGGCACGCGGCCCGCTACCTGCCGTGGACGCAGGGCCTGGAGGTCGGCGGCGACTGGTACGACGTCATCGCGATCGCCGACGACGTGGTCGGCGTGGTGATCGGTGACGTGGCCGGCCACAACAGCGCCGCGGCGGCCGCCATGGGCCAGGTCCGCAACGCGCTGCGCGCCTACGCCAGCGAGGGCCACGACCCGGCCGGCGTGCTGCACCACGCCAACCAGCTGCTCTTCGACATGCACCTGGAGACCCTCGCGACCTGCTGTTACCTGGAACTGCACCCGGCCGAGGGCACGGCCACCGCGGTCCTGGCCGGTCATCCACCGCCGATGCTGCGGATCGGCGAGAGCACCGGCGCGATCGCGCTGCGCCGCGGGCCGCCGCTCGGCGTGACCCGCGACGCCACGTACCACGGCACCACGTTCCTGGTGCCGTCCGGCTCGGCGCTGCTGCTCTACACCGACGGCCTGGTCGAGGGCAGCCGCCACCCGATCGACCGCGGCATGGCCGAGCTGCGGGACGCCGTCGCGGCGGCGCCGCACGCCGACCCGGAGCGCATCCTCGACCACGTGCTGGCAGCCCGGGTCGGTCCCCGGCCGCGCAGCGACGACGTGGCGATCCTCTGCCTCACCAACGACGCCGTCACCGCCGATCCGCCGACGGTCCGGCGCCGGTTCCGCGGCGAGGCGCTCAGCGCGTCCACCGCCCGCCGGTTCACCAGCGACATCCTGGAGGCGTGGGAGCTGACCCCGCTGCTGGACGACGCGCTGCTCCTGCTCGGTGAGCTGATCACCAACGCGATCCAGCACACGGTCGGCGACGTCGTGGTCGAGCTGCGCCGGGACAAGTCGCTGCGGGTCGCGGTGAGCGACCCGAGCGAGCGGCCGCCGGCGCCGCGCTTCGCCGGCCCGGAGAGCGAGGACGGCCGCGGCCTGCTGATCGTCGAGCGCCTCGCCTGCGGCTGGGGAACCGAGACCCTCGCCACCGGCGGCAAGACGGTCTGGTTCGAGCTCTCCTAG
- the glpK gene encoding glycerol kinase GlpK, whose protein sequence is MTERYVVAIDQGTTSTRCIVFDRRGQLVSLAQQEHKQHFPKPGWVEHDAMEIWRNVERLAPRVLRRAGIGLDQVAALGIANQRETTVVWDRDTGTPVRRAIIWQDTRTDALVHELSARPGAKEVEERSGLPLATYFSGPRLKWTLDHTPGLRERAERGEVLCGTMETWLIWNLTGGLHVTDVTNASRTMLLDVRTLRWSPESLAFFGIPAAMLPEVRPSIGVFGTATAAFPGVRIGAALGDQQAALFGQTCFTPGEAKCTYGTGSFLLLNTGTELVRSDNGLLSTVAYRIAGEPAAYALEGSIAITGSLVQWFRDQLELISSAPEIETLARTVADNGGCYIVPAFSGLYAPYWRSEARGVIVGLTSYITKGHLARAVLEATAWQTREVVDAMNANSGLALRTLKVDGGMTADNLLMQMIANVLDVPLVRPLAVETVSLGAAYAAGLAAGYWPDLDGLRRNWHIAGQWLPAMDPAVRATEFANWRRAVERTFDWIQPA, encoded by the coding sequence ATGACCGAGCGATACGTGGTAGCGATCGACCAGGGCACCACCTCCACCCGCTGCATCGTCTTCGACCGCCGGGGGCAACTGGTCTCGCTCGCCCAGCAGGAGCACAAGCAGCACTTCCCCAAGCCCGGCTGGGTCGAGCACGACGCCATGGAGATCTGGCGCAACGTGGAGCGGCTCGCGCCCCGGGTGCTGCGCCGGGCCGGGATCGGGCTCGACCAGGTGGCCGCGCTCGGCATCGCCAACCAGCGGGAGACCACGGTGGTCTGGGACCGCGACACCGGGACGCCGGTCAGGCGGGCGATCATCTGGCAGGACACCCGGACCGACGCGCTGGTCCACGAGCTGTCGGCCCGGCCGGGGGCCAAGGAGGTGGAGGAGCGGTCGGGGCTGCCGCTGGCGACGTACTTCTCCGGACCGCGCCTGAAGTGGACGCTGGACCACACGCCGGGGCTGCGCGAGCGCGCGGAGCGCGGCGAGGTGCTCTGCGGGACCATGGAGACCTGGCTGATCTGGAACCTCACCGGCGGCCTGCACGTCACCGACGTGACGAACGCGAGCCGGACCATGCTCCTCGACGTACGCACCCTCAGATGGTCACCGGAGTCGCTCGCCTTCTTCGGCATCCCGGCGGCCATGCTGCCCGAGGTCCGGCCGTCGATCGGCGTCTTCGGGACGGCCACGGCGGCGTTCCCGGGCGTCCGGATCGGGGCGGCGCTCGGCGATCAGCAGGCGGCGCTCTTCGGGCAGACCTGTTTCACCCCGGGCGAGGCCAAATGTACGTACGGCACCGGCAGCTTCCTGCTGCTCAACACCGGGACCGAACTCGTGCGCTCGGACAACGGCCTGCTGAGCACGGTCGCCTACCGGATCGCCGGGGAACCCGCCGCGTACGCCCTGGAAGGCTCCATCGCGATCACCGGCTCGCTGGTCCAGTGGTTCCGCGACCAGCTCGAACTGATCTCCAGCGCTCCCGAGATCGAGACCCTGGCCCGGACCGTCGCGGACAACGGCGGCTGCTACATCGTCCCGGCCTTCTCCGGGCTCTACGCGCCCTACTGGCGCAGCGAGGCCCGCGGCGTGATCGTGGGACTGACCTCGTACATCACCAAGGGGCACCTGGCCCGGGCGGTCCTGGAGGCGACCGCCTGGCAGACCCGCGAGGTGGTCGACGCCATGAACGCCAACTCCGGCCTCGCCCTGCGCACCCTCAAGGTGGACGGCGGGATGACCGCCGACAACCTGCTCATGCAGATGATCGCGAACGTGCTGGACGTGCCGCTGGTCCGCCCGCTCGCCGTGGAGACGGTGTCGCTGGGCGCGGCGTACGCGGCCGGTCTCGCCGCCGGTTACTGGCCGGACCTGGACGGCCTGCGCCGCAACTGGCACATCGCCGGCCAGTGGCTGCCGGCGATGGATCCGGCGGTGCGCGCCACCGAGTTCGCCAACTGGCGCCGCGCGGTGGAGCGCACCTTCGACTGGATCCAGCCGGCCTGA
- a CDS encoding zinc-ribbon domain-containing protein, with product MFLLFGLSTKDHLVGTHLMTCEICGWQAPQQLLRRSTKFTLFFIPLFPVKAAQHYLVCGHCRGFRQADPHRLGVPAH from the coding sequence ATGTTCCTCTTGTTCGGCCTCAGCACGAAGGACCATCTCGTCGGCACCCACCTGATGACCTGCGAGATCTGCGGGTGGCAGGCGCCTCAGCAACTGCTGAGACGGTCCACGAAATTCACCCTGTTCTTCATTCCGCTCTTCCCGGTGAAGGCGGCGCAGCACTACCTGGTGTGCGGGCACTGCCGTGGCTTCCGGCAGGCGGACCCGCACCGTCTCGGCGTGCCGGCGCACTGA
- a CDS encoding IclR family transcriptional regulator has protein sequence MPGTVQAIERAAAILRTLAGGPGRLGLSEIARTLDLAKGTTHGILRTLQLVGFVEQDRNSGQYQLGGALLHLGTSYLDINELRSRSINWADPLAARSGESVRIGTVLEGRVLVVHHVFRPDDTFQTLDVGTLLPLHATALGKVLLAYRSGGTGVPAGELERFTRKTLAEPKPLASALEGVREAGWAVEIEELTLGQAAIAAPIRGYGGLVVGAIGISGPVERLCDSRYRPHPHLITYVRDAARAVSRDLGAAR, from the coding sequence ATGCCGGGCACCGTGCAGGCGATCGAGCGAGCGGCCGCGATCCTGCGGACGCTCGCCGGTGGGCCCGGCCGTCTGGGGCTCAGCGAGATCGCCCGGACCCTCGATCTGGCGAAGGGCACCACCCACGGCATCCTGCGCACCCTGCAGCTCGTCGGGTTCGTCGAGCAGGACCGCAACTCCGGCCAGTACCAGCTCGGCGGCGCCCTGCTGCACCTGGGAACGAGCTATCTCGACATCAACGAGCTGCGCTCCCGCTCGATCAACTGGGCGGACCCGCTCGCCGCGCGCAGCGGGGAGTCGGTGCGGATCGGAACCGTCCTGGAAGGACGGGTGCTGGTCGTGCACCACGTGTTCCGGCCGGACGACACGTTCCAGACGCTCGACGTCGGCACGCTGCTGCCGCTGCACGCCACCGCCCTCGGCAAGGTGCTGCTCGCGTACCGGTCGGGCGGCACCGGGGTGCCCGCGGGTGAGCTGGAGAGGTTCACCCGCAAGACGCTCGCCGAACCGAAGCCGCTCGCGTCCGCCCTGGAGGGCGTCCGCGAAGCCGGCTGGGCGGTGGAGATCGAGGAGCTGACGCTCGGCCAGGCGGCCATCGCGGCGCCGATCAGGGGGTACGGGGGACTCGTGGTCGGCGCGATCGGCATATCCGGCCCGGTCGAACGGCTCTGCGACAGCCGGTACCGCCCGCACCCCCACCTGATCACCTACGTCCGCGACGCCGCCCGCGCCGTGTCACGGGACCTGGGAGCCGCCCGATGA
- a CDS encoding pyruvoyl-dependent arginine decarboxylase has product MRSSAVYDQIPVVKVTGQGTTTLSAFHDALVQADLAVYNLVRLSSVIPPGTSVDATGKAPVPVGAWGDKLYCVYADQYATLPGEQAWAGIGWVQRLDGKGGLFVEHEGTSEGYVTQAIKNSLRDLIRGHEEGFTDPDFVVHGVVCESDPVCAMVIAPYETATWAGAPRD; this is encoded by the coding sequence GTGCGTAGCTCCGCGGTTTACGACCAGATCCCCGTCGTCAAGGTGACCGGCCAGGGCACCACCACCCTGTCCGCCTTCCACGACGCGCTGGTCCAGGCCGACCTCGCCGTCTACAACCTGGTGCGGCTCTCCAGCGTCATCCCGCCCGGCACGTCGGTCGACGCGACCGGCAAGGCCCCGGTCCCGGTCGGCGCGTGGGGCGACAAGCTGTACTGCGTCTACGCCGACCAGTACGCGACGCTGCCGGGCGAGCAGGCGTGGGCCGGCATCGGCTGGGTGCAGCGCCTCGACGGCAAGGGCGGGCTCTTCGTCGAGCACGAGGGCACCAGCGAGGGGTATGTCACCCAGGCGATCAAGAACAGCCTCCGCGACCTGATCCGCGGGCACGAGGAGGGCTTCACCGACCCGGACTTCGTGGTGCACGGCGTGGTCTGCGAGAGCGACCCGGTCTGCGCCATGGTCATCGCGCCGTACGAGACCGCCACCTGGGCCGGCGCCCCGCGCGACTGA
- a CDS encoding MIP/aquaporin family protein produces the protein MVTRPKIPGIAAEFLAEFAGTMILILFGVGVVAQVAAAGIGDHDSIAWAWGLGVTFGVYVAARISGAHLNPAVTIALAVFKGFEWKKVFPYIVAQFLGAFVAALLVRWNYTEALHAADPGLTIKTQGVFSTLPGNGTLPFSEWGAFRDQIIGTAILLFLILAITDVASTPPQANLAPFIIGLVVVGIGMAWGTAAGYAINPARDFGPRLASYLTGYETAFRDQTGYLYFWVPIVAPIIGGIIGAGLYKVLVGRFLPSEEPPEPGRIPTPRGDENVEAHRG, from the coding sequence ATGGTTACACGACCCAAGATTCCTGGAATCGCCGCCGAGTTCCTCGCGGAGTTCGCCGGCACGATGATCCTCATTCTGTTCGGTGTCGGCGTGGTCGCCCAGGTGGCGGCGGCCGGCATCGGGGACCACGACAGCATCGCCTGGGCCTGGGGCCTGGGTGTCACGTTCGGCGTCTACGTCGCGGCGCGGATCAGCGGCGCGCACCTCAATCCCGCGGTCACCATCGCGCTCGCCGTCTTCAAGGGCTTCGAGTGGAAGAAGGTGTTCCCGTACATCGTCGCCCAGTTCCTCGGCGCCTTCGTGGCCGCGCTGCTGGTGCGCTGGAACTACACCGAGGCGCTGCACGCGGCCGACCCGGGCCTCACCATCAAGACCCAGGGCGTCTTCTCCACCCTGCCCGGCAACGGCACGCTGCCGTTCAGCGAGTGGGGCGCGTTCCGGGACCAGATCATCGGCACCGCGATCCTGCTGTTCCTGATCCTCGCGATCACCGATGTGGCGAGCACGCCGCCGCAGGCCAACCTCGCGCCGTTCATCATCGGCCTGGTCGTCGTCGGCATCGGCATGGCGTGGGGGACCGCCGCCGGGTACGCGATCAACCCGGCCCGTGACTTCGGGCCGCGGCTCGCCAGCTACCTGACCGGCTATGAGACCGCGTTCCGGGATCAGACGGGATATCTCTATTTCTGGGTGCCGATAGTCGCGCCCATCATCGGTGGAATCATCGGCGCGGGCCTGTACAAAGTTCTGGTCGGGCGCTTCCTGCCGTCGGAGGAGCCTCCGGAGCCGGGCAGGATCCCGACACCCCGTGGTGACGAGAACGTGGAGGCACACCGTGGCTGA
- the glpK gene encoding glycerol kinase GlpK, whose product MADFVGAVDQGTTSTRFMIFDHSGNEVARHQLEHEQILPQAGWVEHNPLEIWDRTVTVVRTAMQKANLSASDLAAVGITNQRETAVVWDRRTGRPYYNAIVWQDTRTDRIASALDRDGRGDVIRRKAGLPPATYFSGGKIQWILENVDGVREAAERGDAIFGNTDSWLLWNITGGVNGGRHVTDVTNASRTMLMNLETLDWDDELLSFFAIPRRMLPEIRPSSDPTGYGVAHVDGPLGGDVPITGDLGDQQAATVGQVCFAPGEAKNTYGTGNFMLLNTGTNLVRSENGLLTTVCYKFGDAAPVYALEGSIAVTGSAVQWLRDQLHLIHDAAESESLAAQVADSGGVYFVPAFSGLFAPYWRSDARGAIVGLSRYNTSAHIARATLEAICYQTRDVVDAMAQDSGVTLDVLKVDGGITANNLCMQIQADVLGVPVSRPVVAETTALGAAYAAGLAVGFWKSTDELRENWNESQRWQPNWSREQREQGFGKWKKAVQRTLDWVDVD is encoded by the coding sequence GTGGCTGACTTCGTCGGCGCAGTCGATCAGGGTACGACCAGCACCCGGTTCATGATCTTCGATCACAGTGGTAACGAGGTGGCCCGCCACCAGCTCGAACACGAGCAGATCCTGCCGCAGGCCGGGTGGGTCGAGCACAACCCCCTGGAGATCTGGGACCGGACGGTCACCGTCGTGCGGACGGCCATGCAGAAGGCCAACCTGTCGGCGAGCGACCTGGCCGCGGTCGGCATCACGAACCAGCGGGAGACCGCCGTGGTGTGGGACCGGCGGACCGGCCGGCCCTACTACAACGCGATCGTCTGGCAGGACACTCGTACCGACCGGATCGCCTCCGCCCTCGACCGGGACGGGCGCGGCGACGTCATCCGGCGCAAGGCCGGCCTGCCGCCCGCCACGTACTTCTCCGGCGGCAAGATCCAGTGGATCCTGGAGAACGTCGACGGGGTACGCGAGGCGGCCGAGCGTGGCGACGCGATCTTCGGCAACACCGACAGCTGGCTGCTCTGGAACATCACCGGCGGGGTGAACGGGGGCCGGCACGTCACCGACGTGACGAACGCCAGCCGGACCATGCTGATGAACCTGGAGACGCTCGACTGGGACGACGAACTGCTGTCGTTCTTCGCCATCCCCCGCCGGATGCTGCCCGAGATCCGGCCGTCGTCCGACCCGACCGGTTACGGCGTCGCCCACGTCGACGGCCCGCTCGGCGGCGACGTGCCGATCACCGGCGACCTCGGCGACCAGCAGGCCGCGACGGTCGGCCAGGTCTGCTTCGCGCCGGGCGAGGCGAAGAACACCTACGGTACGGGCAACTTCATGCTGCTCAACACCGGGACGAACCTCGTGCGCTCGGAGAACGGGCTGCTCACGACGGTCTGCTACAAGTTCGGCGACGCCGCCCCGGTCTACGCCCTGGAGGGCTCGATCGCGGTGACCGGATCGGCCGTGCAGTGGCTGCGTGACCAGCTGCACCTGATCCACGACGCGGCCGAGAGCGAATCACTCGCGGCGCAGGTCGCGGACAGCGGCGGCGTCTACTTCGTGCCGGCGTTCTCCGGTCTGTTCGCGCCGTACTGGCGGTCCGACGCCCGGGGCGCGATCGTCGGGCTGTCCCGGTACAACACGAGCGCGCACATCGCCCGGGCCACCCTGGAAGCGATCTGCTACCAGACCCGGGACGTCGTCGACGCCATGGCACAGGACTCCGGCGTGACGCTGGACGTGCTCAAGGTCGACGGCGGCATCACGGCCAACAACCTGTGCATGCAGATCCAGGCGGACGTGCTCGGCGTTCCGGTCAGCCGTCCGGTGGTGGCCGAGACCACCGCTCTCGGCGCCGCGTACGCCGCGGGTCTCGCCGTCGGGTTCTGGAAGTCCACCGACGAGCTGCGCGAGAACTGGAACGAGTCGCAGCGCTGGCAGCCGAACTGGTCGCGGGAACAGCGCGAACAGGGCTTCGGCAAGTGGAAGAAGGCGGTGCAGCGAACCCTCGACTGGGTGGATGTGGACTGA